Proteins encoded together in one Candidatus Cloacimonadota bacterium window:
- a CDS encoding glutamine--tRNA ligase/YqeY domain fusion protein, producing MSEETKSNFIREIIEDDLKTNKNNGVVHTRFPPEPNGYLHIGHAKAFCLSFGIAEDYNGVYNLRFDDTNPVKEETEYVDSIQEDIKWMGFDWKENLYFASDYFEQLYEFALKLIKDGKAYVCHLSPDKIREYRGTLKKPGKNSPYRDRSVEENLELFEKMKNGEFENGECVLRAKIDMSSPNINMRDPIMYRIIHAEHHRTGNKWCIYPSYDFTHGQSDSIEKITYSLCDLGFEDHRPLYNWFIENLGIFPSRQIEFARLNLTYTVLSKRKLRTLVEESYVSGWDDPRMPTLSGLRRRGFTPTSIRRFLDRIGVAKADSTVDIALLEYFIREELNRTAPRVMAVLDPLKVVITNYPEDQVEEMVAINNPEDESAGTRQVPFSKILFIEKNDFMEDPPKKFFRLAPGREVRLRYAYFIKCEKVIKNENDEIVELHCTYDPETKGGSSPDGRKVKATLHWVSAKHAIDAEVRLYDRLFTKEFPEENEEGKDFKSNINPKSLEVLTNCKLEPSLKTAKLGEKFQFERLGYFCVDTKDSKPEHPVFNRTVS from the coding sequence ATGAGCGAAGAAACAAAATCAAATTTCATCCGCGAAATCATCGAGGATGACCTGAAAACAAATAAAAACAACGGAGTTGTTCACACTAGATTTCCGCCTGAACCGAATGGTTATCTGCACATCGGACATGCCAAAGCATTCTGCTTGAGTTTCGGAATTGCAGAAGATTACAATGGAGTTTACAATCTTAGATTTGATGATACGAATCCTGTCAAAGAAGAAACTGAATATGTGGACTCCATCCAGGAAGACATCAAATGGATGGGCTTCGACTGGAAAGAAAATCTTTATTTTGCTTCTGATTACTTTGAACAACTTTACGAATTTGCTTTGAAATTGATCAAAGATGGAAAAGCGTATGTTTGCCATTTGAGTCCCGACAAAATTCGAGAATATCGCGGAACTTTGAAAAAACCGGGGAAGAACAGTCCGTATCGGGATCGAAGCGTTGAAGAAAATCTGGAATTATTCGAGAAAATGAAGAATGGTGAATTTGAGAATGGTGAATGTGTTCTGCGAGCCAAGATCGATATGAGTTCTCCAAACATCAATATGCGTGATCCGATCATGTATCGCATCATCCACGCTGAACATCACAGAACCGGCAATAAATGGTGTATTTATCCGAGTTATGATTTTACGCACGGACAGTCGGATTCCATTGAAAAAATCACTTATTCACTTTGCGATCTCGGTTTTGAAGACCATCGTCCGCTTTATAACTGGTTTATTGAAAATCTCGGTATCTTCCCATCGAGACAGATCGAATTTGCCAGATTGAACTTGACTTACACGGTTTTGAGTAAAAGAAAACTCCGCACTTTAGTCGAAGAAAGTTATGTTTCTGGCTGGGACGATCCGCGCATGCCGACTTTATCAGGTTTAAGAAGAAGAGGATTTACTCCAACTTCGATCAGGAGATTTCTTGATCGGATCGGAGTTGCCAAAGCAGACAGCACGGTCGATATTGCTCTACTCGAATATTTCATTCGGGAAGAATTGAACAGAACTGCTCCGCGCGTGATGGCAGTTCTGGATCCGCTGAAAGTTGTGATTACGAATTATCCTGAAGATCAGGTCGAAGAAATGGTAGCGATCAATAATCCGGAAGATGAATCGGCTGGAACGCGTCAGGTTCCTTTCTCAAAAATTTTGTTTATTGAGAAAAATGATTTTATGGAAGATCCGCCTAAAAAATTCTTCCGTCTTGCTCCGGGTAGGGAAGTTCGTCTCCGTTATGCTTATTTCATCAAATGCGAAAAAGTTATTAAAAACGAAAATGATGAAATTGTTGAACTCCATTGCACTTATGATCCGGAAACAAAAGGTGGTTCGTCTCCTGATGGAAGGAAAGTCAAAGCAACCCTGCACTGGGTTTCTGCAAAACATGCTATCGATGCGGAAGTTCGTCTGTATGACAGGCTTTTCACGAAAGAATTTCCCGAAGAAAACGAAGAAGGGAAGGATTTCAAATCCAATATTAATCCGAAATCTCTGGAAGTTCTTACAAATTGTAAACTTGAACCATCTTTAAAAACAGCAAAACTCGGTGAGAAATTCCAATTTGAAAGACTCGGTTATTTTTGTGTCGATACAAAAGATTCCAAACCTGAACATCCTGTTTTCAATCGAACAGTTTCTTT
- the holB gene encoding DNA polymerase III subunit delta' has translation MFEKIKGQEKAISILKNAIETDKIAHSYLFYGPDGVGKFTTALYFGMAINCHSTLEKRPCGICPSCKKFLSFSHPDFLFVFPFPKEKDKDISIEGEIKVEKILQEYESYIENKIKTPWKEFHFTKNIGIRIASIRMLENRIKLSPNEGNYKVYIIENAETMGIQAANAFLKTLEEPPTDTVLILTTSKPNSLLPTILSRCQQVPFLPVSRKIIEKELEENKFLENIEAKMFARIAHGNMEKALQLVEKGTTASREETIEFLNILIAQDDLRFIDFANRYKTSKTQSQLMEIISHLIIWISDISYFKNFPSEIVNLDKTDMLETLYHQNPNIDEYAPKILEFLELMLKKLAGHVNPQLIIIGIYNKLSEIFFG, from the coding sequence ATGTTTGAAAAAATCAAAGGTCAGGAAAAAGCGATTTCGATTTTAAAGAATGCGATCGAAACAGACAAGATCGCTCACAGTTATCTTTTTTATGGACCGGATGGAGTCGGTAAATTTACAACTGCTCTTTATTTTGGAATGGCGATCAACTGTCATTCTACACTTGAGAAGCGACCTTGTGGGATCTGTCCTTCCTGCAAGAAATTTCTATCTTTTTCTCACCCGGACTTCCTTTTTGTTTTTCCATTTCCAAAGGAAAAAGATAAAGATATTTCCATTGAAGGGGAGATAAAGGTCGAGAAAATTTTACAGGAATATGAATCATATATCGAGAATAAGATCAAAACTCCCTGGAAGGAATTCCATTTTACCAAGAATATCGGGATCAGAATTGCCAGTATCAGGATGTTGGAAAACCGGATCAAACTTTCTCCAAACGAGGGGAATTATAAAGTTTATATCATCGAAAATGCTGAAACAATGGGAATTCAAGCTGCCAATGCTTTTTTGAAGACTCTCGAAGAACCTCCAACAGATACGGTTTTAATTTTGACAACAAGCAAACCGAATTCACTTTTACCAACAATACTTTCCAGGTGCCAGCAAGTTCCTTTTCTACCAGTTTCTCGAAAAATCATCGAAAAGGAGTTGGAAGAAAACAAATTTCTGGAAAATATCGAAGCAAAAATGTTTGCCCGGATTGCTCATGGAAACATGGAAAAAGCACTGCAACTCGTGGAAAAAGGAACAACAGCATCCCGCGAAGAAACGATTGAATTTCTGAATATATTGATTGCTCAAGATGATTTGAGATTCATCGATTTTGCGAATCGCTACAAAACTTCCAAAACACAATCTCAATTAATGGAAATAATTTCCCACCTGATCATCTGGATCAGCGATATTTCCTATTTCAAGAATTTCCCTTCCGAAATTGTTAACCTGGATAAGACTGATATGCTGGAAACTTTATACCATCAAAATCCGAATATCGATGAGTATGCTCCGAAAATCCTGGAATTCCTGGAATTAATGTTGAAAAAACTCGCTGGTCATGTAAATCCGCAGTTGATCATTATCGGGATTTATAATAAATTAAGCGAAATATTTTTTGGATAA
- a CDS encoding N-acetyltransferase: protein MKYYKKLIGEKCYLSPISIEDAEQYVGWINDLEVSKNLVMSSHQITLDKEREILSDMSKNQSQIFGIIDKENDKLIGNCSLFNIDHMDSKAGFGIFIGDKSYWNKGFGTEATKLILDYGFNILNLNNIWLEVYSYNKRAIRSYEKAGFKLIGKRREAKIINSKKYDEIYMDILASEFESVYIKKVMEE from the coding sequence ATGAAATATTACAAAAAACTGATCGGAGAAAAATGCTATCTTTCTCCCATCAGTATCGAAGATGCAGAGCAATATGTGGGATGGATAAATGATTTGGAAGTCTCGAAAAACCTGGTGATGTCTTCCCATCAGATCACTCTGGATAAAGAAAGAGAAATCCTCTCCGATATGAGTAAAAATCAGTCACAGATATTCGGGATTATCGATAAAGAGAATGATAAACTGATCGGGAACTGCAGTCTTTTCAACATAGATCATATGGATAGCAAAGCAGGATTTGGTATTTTTATCGGAGATAAATCGTATTGGAATAAAGGATTCGGAACGGAAGCGACCAAACTCATTCTCGATTATGGTTTTAATATTCTGAATCTAAATAACATCTGGCTGGAAGTTTACAGTTATAATAAAAGAGCGATCAGGTCTTATGAGAAAGCAGGATTTAAATTGATCGGAAAAAGACGAGAAGCAAAGATAATTAACAGCAAGAAATATGATGAAATTTATATGGACATTCTAGCAAGCGAATTTGAGAGTGTTTATATTAAGAAGGTGATGGAAGAGTAA